The Anticarsia gemmatalis isolate Benzon Research Colony breed Stoneville strain chromosome 29, ilAntGemm2 primary, whole genome shotgun sequence genome window below encodes:
- the LOC142985310 gene encoding endocuticle structural glycoprotein ABD-4-like → MYFKICFVVLAVATLSNSQKDDEIVRQDYDGPHDDGSYKWALQTGGGIFHEQRGSLKQGRSEQPALFVEGQYQYTAPDGQVINVLYTAGENGFIATGDHIPTPPPIPIEIQRLLEHLATKPPPTE, encoded by the exons atGTATTTCAAGATTTGTTTTGTg GTCCTAGCGGTGGCGACGTTAAGTAACAGTCAGAAAGACGATGAGATAGTTAGACAAGATTACGACGGACCACACGACGACGGCTCTTATAAATGGGCACTACAGACTG GCGGTGGTATCTTCCACGAACAGCGAGGCAGCTTGAAGCAAGGCAGGTCGGAGCAGCCAGCTCTATTCGTTGAAGGACAGTATCAATACACAGCTCCTGACGGCCAG GTCATCAATGTCCTCTACACGGCAGGCGAGAACGGTTTCATAGCGACAGGGGACCACATCCCCACTCCACCCCCCATCCCTATTGAAATACAACGACTACTTGAACATTTGGCCACTAAACCACCACctactgaataa